In one window of Ovis aries strain OAR_USU_Benz2616 breed Rambouillet chromosome 5, ARS-UI_Ramb_v3.0, whole genome shotgun sequence DNA:
- the LOC106991156 gene encoding protein PIGBOS1 has translation MFGRLTFPQLLFASILGIAGGIYIYQPIFEQYSRDQKELKEKMKLVQDSEEKKS, from the coding sequence ATGTTTGGAAGATTGACTTTTCCACAACTGCTTTTTGCTAGCATCCTTGGAATTGCTGGaggaatatatatttatcaaCCAATATTTGAACAGTATTCCAGAGATCAGAAGGagttaaaagaaaagatgaaattgGTACAAGactcagaagagaagaaaagttgA